A window of the Listeria swaminathanii genome harbors these coding sequences:
- a CDS encoding GntR family transcriptional regulator, protein MKFDDSKPIYKQIVHYIQTEIVAGTYEAGDKLLSVRELATKLEVNPTTIQRAYAELEETEIIYTVRGTGKYLTEDKRRIEQLENDIAKQLTENFISEMSKLGINKEKIIAWVKKVEEVEVNVSGK, encoded by the coding sequence ATGAAGTTTGATGATAGTAAACCCATTTATAAGCAAATCGTTCATTATATTCAGACAGAAATTGTTGCAGGAACATACGAGGCTGGTGACAAGCTACTATCTGTTAGAGAGCTAGCAACAAAGTTAGAAGTAAATCCGACAACCATCCAGCGAGCTTATGCAGAACTGGAAGAAACGGAAATTATTTACACCGTTCGAGGTACTGGTAAATATTTGACAGAAGATAAGAGGAGAATTGAGCAATTGGAAAATGACATCGCAAAACAACTTACCGAAAATTTTATTAGTGAAATGAGTAAATTAGGAATTAATAAAGAAAAAATTATCGCTTGGGTGAAAAAAGTAGAGGAGGTAGAAGTAAATGTTAGTGGGAAATAA